GGTACGATATCATTTTCGACGCCGTTGGTATGCTCTCATTCTTCAAGGTCCGGAGGAATCTAACGGATTCCGGACGCTACGTCACTACCCTCCCGAACGTTTCAAACATAGTCGGCTTCGTCGTCATTCCCGTCCTCTCGCTTTTCGGCTACCGAAAGAAATCCGCCTTCGTGAGTGTTAAACCGGACAGTGCAGACCTCGGTCGATTAATGCTTCTCGTAAAAGAGATGAAACTGATTCCGCTTATCGATCGCGTCTTTGGTTTCGAGGAGATCAGGGAAGCCCATGCCTACAGTGAGAAAGGTCACGCACGTGGTAAAATTGTGATACGGATATCCTGACAGTGCGCCGCCTTAGCAAACCAGTAGGCCCACGACTAACGGTATTCAAATGAGAAACGAAAATCTCCCTTCTTGAATCTTTCACAGCTGCTTTTCCCGATTCAGGATTACGATAGTAGCGCCCCACCCTCCGGCATCCTCCTGAGCGAGCCTGAAAGAGGACACTTCGGAAAGTCTGCCGAGGATCGTATGCACGGTTTTTCGGAGGGTCCCCCCACCCTTGCCGTGGACGACTCTGACTTCGAGGATTCCCCGTCGCCTGCATTCGTTCAGGTAGTGCGGCAGCAGGTCCTTCACCTCGCGAGGATTGAAGGTATGGAGGTCGAGCACCCCGTCTATGGGGATTTCGACGGGTCCTTGCCCTTCTGCCGCTTCGTTCCTGTCGGTCGATTTCATCTATCCGGAACCGGAGGCGCAGATCTTGCGCCTGAGTCCCTCCTCTGCAACGCGCAGCATGACCTCGTCCACCTTTCCCCCCTCACGAATGTGATTTCTATTTCTTCCTCTCGAAGAGCACTCCCGCGATAAGGACAAAGATGACGGAGAGGAACACCATCACCCCGACATCGACGAGGAGGGGGAAGTCAAATATCCCCATCCCCCCGAATACCGTGTGTTTCAACGCATCGATCCCGTAGGTAAAAGGGTTCAGCCGCGTCAGGACTTTCAGGATATCGGGGAGCATCTTCACAGGATACATCGCACCCGAGAGGAAAAACATCGGCATCACCACGAAGTTCATGATGACGCTGAAGCTCTCGAAACTCTCATAGAACGTCGCTATGACGATGCCGAGTGATGCGATGCAGAATGAAAGCAGGGTGCTTACAAGGATCGTCTCGATGATGGAGAAGATGCCGAGCCGTAAACCGAGAAAGGGAAAAAGCCCGAGTATGATGATAGCCTGGATCACCGATACGATCGTCCCGCTCAGGGCTTTTCCGATGACGATCGAGAGCCGCGAGACCGGTGCGACGAGGATCTCCTTCATGAGTCCGAATTCCTTGTCCCAGATGATCGAGATCGAAGAAAAGATCGAGCTGAAGAGTATCGTCATACCGAGGATGCCCGGGAATATGAACTGCATGTAGGATACCCCCATGACTCCCATGCCGGGAGACACGAGCCTCGACATGCCCCCGCCGACGAGGAAGAGCCAGATGAGGGGCCTCGCGAGGGTCGAGATGAGGCGGGACTTCTCCCTGATGAATTTCTTGAATTCCCTAGCGACGAGCACGTATACTGCGTTAGCCTCTATCAAACTTTCTCCTGTAAGACCGAACGGCATCTTTTACGTTGTCTGACGATGAGACATCCTCACTCCGTATTTCCCTCCCCGTCAACTTCAGGAAGACGTCATTCAGGGTCGGTCTCTGGAGCCGAACAGAGACGACCGTTTCGCCCATGGCCCTGATGATTTCGGGGATGCAGGCGTCTCCCTTCACCGAGGTGAGAAAGAGTTCGCTGTCCTTTTCGGATACATCGACCTGGAACAACTTCGCGATCTCTGTCTTTGCCTTCCTGTTGTCCTTCGTCCTGATATAGATAACATCCCCGCCTACGGTTTTTTTCAACTCGTCGGGGGTCCCGACGGTGATGATCTTCCCGGCATCGATGATCGCTATCCTGTCGCAAACCTCGGCCTCCTCCATATAGTGCGTCGTCATAAAGATCGTCATCCGATGTTTCCGCGGAAGATCGACGATGAATTCCCAGAGGTTGGCCCGTGTCTGGGGATCGAGTC
This region of Thermodesulfovibrionales bacterium genomic DNA includes:
- a CDS encoding Smr/MutS family protein; this encodes MKSTDRNEAAEGQGPVEIPIDGVLDLHTFNPREVKDLLPHYLNECRRRGILEVRVVHGKGGGTLRKTVHTILGRLSEVSSFRLAQEDAGGWGATIVILNREKQL
- a CDS encoding ATP-binding cassette domain-containing protein, producing the protein MPIITVENLVKRFGNITAVNDISFEVEEGSIFGFLGPNGAGKTTTISILCTLLSPTSGRAFISGYDCLSEPSAVRKSIGIVFQDSTLDKELTAYENLMFHAYLYDVKRDERKQRIEDALHFVDLYERRYDLVKKFSGGMKRRLEVARGFIHRPKVLFLDEPTLGLDPQTRANLWEFIVDLPRKHRMTIFMTTHYMEEAEVCDRIAIIDAGKIITVGTPDELKKTVGGDVIYIRTKDNRKAKTEIAKLFQVDVSEKDSELFLTSVKGDACIPEIIRAMGETVVSVRLQRPTLNDVFLKLTGREIRSEDVSSSDNVKDAVRSYRRKFDRG
- a CDS encoding ABC transporter permease is translated as MIEANAVYVLVAREFKKFIREKSRLISTLARPLIWLFLVGGGMSRLVSPGMGVMGVSYMQFIFPGILGMTILFSSIFSSISIIWDKEFGLMKEILVAPVSRLSIVIGKALSGTIVSVIQAIIILGLFPFLGLRLGIFSIIETILVSTLLSFCIASLGIVIATFYESFESFSVIMNFVVMPMFFLSGAMYPVKMLPDILKVLTRLNPFTYGIDALKHTVFGGMGIFDFPLLVDVGVMVFLSVIFVLIAGVLFERKK